A window of Daucus carota subsp. sativus chromosome 2, DH1 v3.0, whole genome shotgun sequence genomic DNA:
CTGTCATTGCGGCTGCTCTAGTCGTACCTGCTGTTTCTTTCACctattttgtgtatatatatgtgtagtaGCTCGGACATGCATTTGGAAGTTCTAGTATAATCAGAATCAATGGGCAGAGTTGAAGGCATTGAGGAAGTTCCGGTTACTGGCCAACCTTCCCAGTATCCCCCTAATGGCACGTATCCTTCACCGGGACCTTCCCAGTATCAACCCGCCAATGGCACGTATCCTTCGCCTGCACCTTCCCAACATCAACCTCAAAATGTTAACCAGTATCCAGCTCCGATTGGGGAACCCTGGTCCACAGGATTGTTTGATTGCCAACAAGACCAAACAAATGGCAAGTGTTTGATATATAAATTCAGTTAATCAGTTTCTTATTACTATTTATGCTAAGCTAATAATTTTTAGTGTTCTGCAGCCATTATGACAGTTGCATTCCCTTGTCTGACATTCGGTCAGATAGCTGAGGTTCTTGATCAAGGAGAAATGTGTAAGGGCCTCACCAATTGGAGTATTATTTCTTTAATAACAATTTTTCTTTCATTATGTCGTATTAAGACAGATGTGTATGCTTGTATTCTGATGCAGCTTGTGCAACGGGAAGTTTTATATACCTGTTGCTAACGCCTGCTCTCTTCTCAAACTGGATATTTGGGTCCAAGTACAGAACAAAGCTGCGAAAGAAATATAATCTGGTCGAAGCTCCATACGAAGATGTCATATCTCACATATTTTGTCCATGCTGTTCTCTTTCTCAAGAATACAGAGAACTCAAGATACGAGGACTCGATCCCGCCCTTGGTATTTTTCTCTGCACTTATATTATACAGACTGACAGCACAGTAAAATATAAGACATGAACAATTAACGAGAGTTTATACTTAATTGTGCAGGATGGAATGGGATACTTGCCCAGCAGTCGAGAATGCATAATCCTCCTCAGTATCAAACCATGTCAATGTAAGATGAAATTTCTGATTTGTTTGTGTTCATGTGTGCGCGGTCCAAAAAGTGATGAATACCAGACTGGAGTACTGACTGGACtaaattttctttaaatttgTGATTTGATTCGATATCGTAGTCATACAATTCATACCATGCAACGGTAGCAATAAGGTCTGTATGGACATCATTTTCTGTAGAATATATGATATCTTTTTCTTATTCGTTGTATTATTGTGTTCTTCCACGGCTCAACTCAGAGTCTCGCTCACATGCTTTCCCCTGAAACTGGAAAATGATCCACTCACATATTCATCCATCATAAGCAAAATATACCAACTTATCACAAGAAACTGAAATATTGATCTACAAAGAAGCTGACCAAATATTTCTTATCAATAACTATAAGCAGAGATATACACAAAATCATGGAAGTACTTAAAGTCGATAGGCATATTGATGAAGAGTGCGCGGAAGTATATCTTAGCGTGTCGATTTTGGGCTTATTCAGCGTGTCTATTTTGGGCCTTTTCTTGGTGACTATTTTGGGCTTGCTTGGCCAAAATTTGTGTTGGTGACTTCTGCCTACCGTTTATTTAAATGAGTTAAACGCAAATTTCTGACTTATAAACTGTCTAAAATATCAATTTCTTTtagtaaatttgtttttttgaatttgaaaattttaaataaaaatattttatcattatattaattatatttatatataataaattataaatatcagaaaaaattaatcaaacacaCATAGGAGCCGTTTGGGTgagattaaaataagtgcttctgatttaaaataaaaatcgagtagaaattagaagcaaattaagatttataagtgattaaagtgtctgagaaataagtagaaatcctgaaacaaaaactagtattcataactttttataaatactttCTTGACTTTtcacacaaacggtacaaaataaGTGATTCTAACATATAAACCCAGAAATCGACTTTTAAGCCGTTGCCAAATAGCCTCATAATCTACTTATCATTGAGTTAAGCCACAGATCTCTTCCTGATATTAAACCAAACAAAAAGATCTGGATCTCCACTCAATGGACAAGGCCCGGTTTGTAACTCGTCCAGTCCTCCCCAAGTCCCAAGATCCAAGATGCTGGACCGGATTTCTAGTATGTATCGTAGGAGTCAATTTTTGTTACGGACGAAGAAGAGGGCCCTAGTATCAAATTTATAACGTCAACAAGTGCAATTATGCAAGCCAATAAAAGCTAAAAAGCTGTATATTCCCACTAAAGTGAAGAAGCTAGCACACAACGGAACAGGGAAGATATTGATGAACAAATTCACTTTCCAAAATTATTATATGCAATTTGTCTTGTACGCAAGCAATAATTACTTGTGAATCAGATTTCCGTCCAGGTTTTATTAAGTGAACCAGATCGGTAATGATGATGAATATCCGTGAAAAGCTGAGTTCGTGAGTACAAACGGGGGTTCCATGTTGATAGAGTCTGTGGAAGAGACAAGGCATGAAACAATTGCTGCAAATTATGTCCCAAAAACAACAATCATATCAAAATTCTATACTCGGTGAAAAGTCGTATTTCATTTGATGTAACGGGAAGCTGTCCAATTATTTTTCCCAAATTATGCAACTGCTCCGTCTGTCcctttcatttctttacacttttttcaCACTgtaacacgcattttaaggcgcatataaaacataggggtcgtttgggtgagtttaaaataagtgcttattgcttgaagtataagttaaaagcaagttaagacttataagtgataaaagtgtttgagaaataagtagaagtcgtgaGACAAAAGGTAGTAATTGTAGCTTTTTTtagtacttcttgacttcttacacaaacggtacaaataagtgtttcttactTATAATTTAGAAGCCGGGCTTATAAGTTtgtgccaaacacccacatagttctataatttatttttaaaatttttcttttttgtataaaattttaaacaacaaatttttattcattagaaaagaagttcaaaataatttatcgagcTACGTTTTACGAGAATATTAGAATGTGTGCGGAGCCCCCGTCTCCCGACGTAAACAAACGAGGCGACAGAGGAAGTACTAATCCTCCTGCACAATTATTTACAACTCACTATTTTCAGCATTCAATAACTAAGTACATGAAGGGACTAGGGAGTGTGCATTATTATATCAGTGCAGTGGATATCTATTTTTTCGAtggtttttaaaatcaaattcatCCGAAGATAAATATGTATCTGGAAAGAGAGAGCCAAAACAATGACAAATGATATTGGCTATGATGCACCCGGAACATAGTTCAATGATTTGGATGATTTGGACCCACGCCATGTAAAAGTTTGATCATCCATCATCTTCAACTGGTCCCCCCATCTCATggccttttgttttgttttcaagATTCTCTGAAGCCTATACTGCTGATGTAAATATTATGCTTCATTTCTTTCCAATGTCTTCAAGATTCTTTCTTTCCATCCACTCTGATGCCTACAACTCTTCTAACTTGCAAATCTCACTCAACAACCTTATTTAATACCAAAATTGTAatgcatataatatttcatcacAAATGCTACAGTGCAATAAAGCTGCTTGTTATATCATTTTCATGGAGGGACTTGTAATTTGTAATACAGCTCCTATATCACagcttgattatatatatattacatggtGACATGAAAAGGGAGATACATACATaagattatgaataaaaatttaagccTATTTATCATAGTTTATGTAATATATGAAATCAGTACTATTTTGTTATAGATGCATTTCAGTGGAGTGCCCAGACCAAGAATTAAGCTGGTAATAGCCTGGATTTAGACAATTCTTTACCATTTTCGACTTCATCGTTCACCCGAGAGCAGCTTAGCTTCAGCAACTCTTTTGCAGAACCATTGATTGCCATCTCGCGTGGAACACCATTTACTTTTTCTACACAAGAACCGTAAGCCCAGCTGCAGAACATGAAGTAAAAGATGTTTATGACACTCAGAACCCCAAGAAGCCAGTAGTAACTTTCATAATGTCCTTTGTTAATGTTACTAGAAGTCCAGCTTTCTTTCCCCCCTTTCTTTGTCGCGTGATCCACAGTGCTGAGAATGAGACTAGCTAATAGATTGGCAAATGCCATCCCCAATCCGAATAAACATGATGCAATGCTAGCCATACTCTGGGGAAATTCCGAGTAGTAAAACTCTGTCTGGCCAATGGCATTAAACGCCTCAGCTAACCCGTTCAACACATGTTGAGGAATAAGCCAGTATGCAGACATGTCTACTACTGCACTAGGGTTGTTTAAGAATCCCTGCTCGATTGCTTTCCGGTGACGAATATGCTCTACAATCGCGGATGCTACCATTCCTAGGAACGAAAAAAATAGACCAATTCCCATTCTTTCTTTCACGCCAATATAAACTGGTTTTCCTCTAATCTTAGATGCAACTGGAAGCACTACCCTATCGTATATCATTACCCATACGAATAGAGCAATGACAGTAAACAATCCGAAGGAGGCTGCTGGAATTTCAAAGTTTGAAGTCAGATGCCTGTCCATGGACTGAGCTTGAAGAACTGCAAATGAACTTTGGCTTATGTTTACTGACATCATGATTCCAGCAGACCACAATGGTATAACTCTGATCAAAACTTTCAAATCTTCGACTTGATCAACTGAACAAAGGGTCCACTGGTTCAAAGCTATGCCATCCGAGCTAACATCTTCAGGATTTCTTATGACACAGGCTTTATTTAAGAACCTATATAAACAtgataaaagaattttaatttcaaaacaaTGAAACTGGAgctatataacaaaaatatattagttaacCGTTAAACTTCTATGAAAAGATGATATACCTTAGTTTACTAGTCGGGAATTGATACTTTGATTCTTTCTGGTGATACCATACTTCGGAATTCATAGGAGGAAGATCAATTTTCCTATTCTTATAAGCAACTACAATAACTTGTGCAAAGCTAGTTAACAAGCTAGTCCTAATCTTGTGCTTGATATATAACGAAGAAGCAAGAAAAAACAAAGAAGCAGATAAGAACATCAAAATGGCAGGAACTCCAAAACCAACTTTCCATCCCACGTGATCTTGAATGTAGACAATACCGGTCAAGGCGATCACAACAGAAAGGGCTGCAGAAGCATAATACCAACCGAAGTAGCGTTCTAAATTTCTCACATTTTTTGGATTCTctgtattatttatttgatcTGCACCAAAAGCCAATGAACAAGGCCTGATGCCACCAGCTCCAATGGATATGAGAGTGAAAGAGGCAATCAAGAGAGAATACTGAGATGATGAAGTTGGTTTACAGACTTGTGTTCGAGGATCACAAGGGCCGGGCCTTGCCTGTGGAATCATGGCTGTTAACCATAAAAGAATCATTCCCTGTTAATTTAACAAAACATATTATGTGAGAACACTATTTCTCTACTATGACAGAACAAGAAACTGAAATGCACATACTCAAATTGCTCTTATTGTATCATTTATCTACACAGAAGAAGAATATAAGTATTCCATTTGCATGATTTAATATTCAGTTAGGCGATTAATCTAAAGGAATTGCAAGATAGCCTAGTGATAACGGTCTCTCCTTCCCCTTCTCCCCAGCCAGGTAATGAGTTAAAATCGTAGTCAAGGGTCAGGGTCCTCTTCAAGAACCCTGTTTGCCTTTTCGAAAAGAAAATCACATAAGTTTTCAGGATTTAAAACAACTCCATACCTCCACATCCTTTTGAGTTCCTCTCTACATTTCATCAAGTTCTTTGTTCTTAGTGGCCTGATGGATACATATCAGGAACAACAGCTGAACTCATATCCATTTACACTTTAAAGACTAATAAAGAGTAAAGAATGAATATATTCACACATAAAAGCCAGCATTTGCAGCATAATCCTGCTATCTTGTGAGTTGTGACCAATTGTGTCTGTGGTGTTCTTTCAATTATTAAAGTCCCTATCTATTTCTTTGGATTTAGTACAACCATGAAAAAGAACAGAACTTAACAAAACAAATGACAGAAACAGAACCAAAAAACAGAGAAATTACCAACAAACTGGTAATGGAACCAAGACCAATGGTGAGGAAACGACCCAGATAAGAATCAGAGACAACAGCTCCAATAAGTGGCATGAAATTAGTAGCTGCACTCCAGAAATAGAGTATATTTTGGCCTTTTGTCAAGCTCATTCCATAATCCATCATTAGATACAATATCATGTTAGGCAATAGTCCATAGCTAGCAACCTTCTCAAATGCCTCATTTGCTGCATTTCATTTTCAGTAACATCATTAATATTTCACCACCCAAAATCAAAAAGATTGATACTTTCAAGTAAATCTCACAACCCCAtcaacacacacacatgtaatAAATAATGTAGCATACCTATAATGAATGGCATAGTAATTAGGCCACCCTTTTTCCTCATCTGGGGTTCATCTTGTTTTTGGAGCTGATACTTAATCTTCTGATCTGTAGACATCTCCATGAAGGTTTTGTTTCCCTAACTCAAGGGAAATTCACAACATTCACTTGCAGAGAGAGGAGATTACAGAGTGAGTGAGTGTGTGTTTGTATGGTAAATCTTGTCTTTGGTAGCTCAATGTGGGGAGAGGCATGGGCTTTATATATACAAGTAAAGAGAGAGATCTGAAAAGGAAAAAAGTTATGTTCTTTCAACTAGTGAGTAGTCAAAGATTTTCTCTAAGCTGATGTCTTGAATACACACTTTGGGGCCTTTTAGTCTACAGTTAGTATTACTTGTTCATGTTTTTACATTTGACAGAATCATGTAACAGCGTGGAGGTAGAAGTCGATAATTGGAACTAATCGGTTGATTTATCGATTTAGATTTAGAATTTATTGAAGATTATTTACATGTATCAAgaatttttagtcaaattagTATAACCAATAAATCGataaattttggaaaaattaatcaatttttttttataaattagaaatttttaaACCACCGAATTTATAATACACTAACTCTTAAGTTAACATATGAAGTACTGCAATATTCTTAAAAAACAGCATCAAATTTAAGCGTAGACTTTAGTAGGCGGCTGCAAATTACAAGGCATTACAACTCAGACATGAAACCTTAAACTTGATGTTACTAGTTTGACATTTGTTTATCTAATTGCTTAATTAGGATAAATACTCAAATTAAGAATATCCAGAGGGTGAGATGGAAGTTATGATAGACTTAAACTGGGCGGCTACGCGTTACAGGGGATTACAGCTCAAAACACAGAACCTTAAACTTTGATAGCAACACTTGGAAGTTGTTTAATCTTGCATCTCAAgaaacattattattatataaaatttaatatttaataaattttagattATGAACAGAAGTCATTGTATATACTTGGATGCACTGTCATGTTATACAAACAAATAGTAGTCGTGATTGTATATTAACAGTGATGAACTTCGTAATACGTATCATCCTGGAGCTTCGCACGTGATGTGTTTCATCTTCTATCTTTTACCAGTACTATTCACAAGTCTGTCTGTGCATAAACATAATATAAGGCtgtaataattttaacttgTT
This region includes:
- the LOC108205638 gene encoding protein NRT1/ PTR FAMILY 1.1 produces the protein MEMSTDQKIKYQLQKQDEPQMRKKGGLITMPFIIANEAFEKVASYGLLPNMILYLMMDYGMSLTKGQNILYFWSAATNFMPLIGAVVSDSYLGRFLTIGLGSITSLLGMILLWLTAMIPQARPGPCDPRTQVCKPTSSSQYSLLIASFTLISIGAGGIRPCSLAFGADQINNTENPKNVRNLERYFGWYYASAALSVVIALTGIVYIQDHVGWKVGFGVPAILMFLSASLFFLASSLYIKHKIRTSLLTSFAQVIVVAYKNRKIDLPPMNSEVWYHQKESKYQFPTSKLRFLNKACVIRNPEDVSSDGIALNQWTLCSVDQVEDLKVLIRVIPLWSAGIMMSVNISQSSFAVLQAQSMDRHLTSNFEIPAASFGLFTVIALFVWVMIYDRVVLPVASKIRGKPVYIGVKERMGIGLFFSFLGMVASAIVEHIRHRKAIEQGFLNNPSAVVDMSAYWLIPQHVLNGLAEAFNAIGQTEFYYSEFPQSMASIASCLFGLGMAFANLLASLILSTVDHATKKGGKESWTSSNINKGHYESYYWLLGVLSVINIFYFMFCSWAYGSCVEKVNGVPREMAINGSAKELLKLSCSRVNDEVENGKELSKSRLLPA
- the LOC108206056 gene encoding protein PLANT CADMIUM RESISTANCE 8, which encodes MGRVEGIEEVPVTGQPSQYPPNGTYPSPGPSQYQPANGTYPSPAPSQHQPQNVNQYPAPIGEPWSTGLFDCQQDQTNAIMTVAFPCLTFGQIAEVLDQGEMSCATGSFIYLLLTPALFSNWIFGSKYRTKLRKKYNLVEAPYEDVISHIFCPCCSLSQEYRELKIRGLDPALGWNGILAQQSRMHNPPQYQTMSM